The genomic interval ttttaaatataatatattttacgTGAGATTTGAATCTTTGTTGCTTAGGGAGTACATCTCACCTTTTATCATTTTTTAGTTGGTACTAGTTATTCAACTTGTGCCGATTAATTCTCAGACTTACTAGTTTAGTTTCACGATAATTTTTCACCGACTAAATCAAGAAACACCTGAAATAGAGATGACCTATcagtttaatatttttaaatcaatcatttattaaaaaaaatatttgttaattGACTGAAGTTGAAATTTTTGAGATACTGAAAAAAGGTCCTGCATCATTGTTTGCACAATTGCTTGCACTAGTAATAAATCATACTCTTGGTGGCAtggtggtaaaagatgaatatgttTGTCTCAACGCTCTCGTCAATCCATCCCAAGATCAACACAGAGGAGATAATAAACCACACTCTTGGACAATATTACAGGGGATGATGACTAAAATTAGATAGAtactttaatttacaaataagtgtTCGACAAAGAAAAAATGACTTTCTAATTGCTAATTGTATTGTGCTGTGGCCTGTAAAACTCTATTTTAGAGTTCTAGATAAGACGAAGACTTAAAAAACGACCAATTATGTGTAGACTAAAATTTTAAGCGATATCATCCGTGATCTATGGTCCGCCACTTGCGTGACCTCTAAGCGTCgcctttacttttctttttttttaaaaaaaaaaaatattaaatttcttaaaTCATAAAGTTTAAATGTTAtaccttaaattttaaattctaaatcctAAAAAATATATACGCACCCTAAATCCTAAATACTAAATACTAAATACTatatcttaaaatttaaattctaaatcttaaatctaaaatttaaaaagattaaaaaaaattacgcaTCCTAAATACTATATATTATATTCATGAGCAtctaatttttttcattttaaattatttttacttgaatattataattcaatttcTAAATTGTTTGAGTAAATTATAATGGGCTTAACccctaactttaaaaaaataaataaaaaattaaaaataatatatatatatatatatatatatatatatcagatgTGTAGGAcatatttaaaagttaatttttaaaatattcatcttttgaattcttattttaaaattttacattttgaaacAATATAATAAGAGATGATACGAGTAAAATGAAGTCTTACTAttttaaacttattctttattaTTAATGAGGGTCTTTTAAAAAGtaactaatattattttttattaacgaTTTTGTTATATTGTATAAATGCGACGAAAATTGActgcaagtttttttttttaaaaaaaaaaaagtcgacAAATTGCACACGAGAAGTTGGTACGGACACATAAAGAGTCCCGACAAAACTTTTAGACAAATAGACACGAAATCTGATCTTCGGGCATGGGAAATCCTAAAAGATTGTGACATCTTACAATTTGAGTAGATTGTAATGTCGAGTTTTTATGAGGGATGATACAAACAAAATTAACAGATATTATCTGGTTTAACTTATAAAAAGCCTTCAATTaagaaaattataaattcttAATTGTAGTGAACGATCAAAACTGTGACGCTCTTGGATAATATTATAGGAGATTATACAACTAAAATTAGATAGATATACCTAATTTGACTAGTAAAAAAGTCTTCAATTAAAGGACAAAGTCAAAAATCCACTATCAAACTCGATTCTAGAAATTTCGGCATGGTTTCGAGCACGAATTATATGGGGACGGATCCTCTGATCCGTATAAGAACTGGACCAACTCATAATCAGGGGAACAATCCGGTCCCGGATTATATGTGAATGCGGCCTAGCGTTATCTAAATGGAATCTTTCTTTGATGCGACCAAATCCATCTTTCCCTTCTTAAAGGCCATGCCGGCCGTCTCGTGCTTTCCTCAATTTCTGCTCTCATGGGTTGGGCTGGGTCGTCAGGGTTGCTCCAGAGCGGGGCGCTGCTCTGGTTGCCGCCGCTGCTGCTGGCGGCGTGGGTGGCGGCGAAGGCGCTCAACTCACTGTGGTGGAGGCCGAGGCAGCTGGAGCGGATGCTCCGGGCGCAGGGCCTCGCCGGCACCCCTTACCGATTCCTCTTCGGCGACCTCAAGGAGATGGGGCGCCTGATGGAAGAGGCGGAGTCCAAGCCCATGCCGCCCCTTTCGCACGAAATCGCCCCTCGCGTCGCCGCTTTCCTCACCCGCAAAACTAAAGAGCTCGGTGAGCCCTCTCGCCCCCCTCGTTTAAGTACTCCTACATCGCCTTATCAGATCGATCGACTTGTTGAAATCTTGTTCGATTCGTCCATTTATGCAAATTGGCGTAGGCGGAAGAACATCCTTCACTTGGCTAGGGCCTACTCCCCGTGTTACTCTGATGGAACCAGAGCTGGTGAAGGAAGTGCTAGTTAAGAAGTTCGATCAAATCGGACGACCTGATTTGGGCCCTTATGGACATCTCCTCTCCACTGGAGTCTTCAGCTACCATGGCGAAAAGTGGGCTAAACACAGGAAGATTCTCAACCCTGCTTTCCACCTCGAGAAGCTGAAGGTGAAAATATCTACATTATGTGTTGGCATGTTTGTGTTTGCATTTCAATTCACTTGAAAGCTCCGCGTTCCCTTTTCTGTTTCCTCGCAGGGAATGCTGCCTGCTATGTTGGCCTGTTGTACTGAAATGATTGAGAAATGGGAGAGCAGGATCGGTCCAGATGGGTCTTCTGAAATTGATGTTTGGCCGGAGCTGCAAGGCCTTAGCGCCGATGTGATCGCTCACACCGCCTTTGGTAGTAGCTACAAGGAAGGAAAAAGAATTTTCCAGCTTCAGTCTGAGCAAGCTGAACTGCTGCTGCTATCCTTGCAGTCGATATATATCCCTGGTTTCAGGTGAGTTACTCGATTGTCGTCCAAATGTTGAAGTCTTCGACAATGCATTGATGGATCGTCTTGCAGATTTCTGCCTACTCCTAAGAACAACAGAAGGAAAGCAATCTATCGCGAAGTCCGGTCGATTCTGAGGGGCATAATAAAGAAGAGGGAGGCGGCTATCAAGATGGGTGAACCGCCAAAACAAGACCTCTTGGGGCTGTTGCTGGAGTCCACTCAAAAGGACGCCCAAGAATCAGGAAACAAAAAGGGCGGAATGACTACTGAAGACATGATCGAAGAATGCAAGCTCTTTTTCTTTGCAGGCCAAGAAACAACCTCCATCTTGTTTACCATGGCGCTGGTTACATTAAGCATGCATCCTGAGTGGCAAGAAAGAGCTAGGGAAGAGGTTTTGCAAGTCTTTGGCAAAAACAAACCTGAATTTGAAGGATTGGGTCGTTTGAAGATCGTAAGGATTTGTTGTTGTTTTTTCTCCTTTTTAGTGTGAGAAAGATCTGCAGATGTGTACTGACTTCTTGATCATCACAGGTAACCATGGTACTGTACGAGGTTCTCAGGCTGTACCCACCTGTGCCTATTCTCGAGAGAACAACATACAAGCCATTGCAAATTGGGAACTTGTCGATCCCAGCAGGCGTAGGGGTCTCACTTCCTGCCGTGTTCATCCACAACGATCGAGAGTACTGGGGCAAAGATGCGGGCGAGTTCAATCCAGAGCGATTCGCTGAAGGCGTCTCCAAGGCGTCCAAGGATCAGTTCGCGTTCTTCCCGTTAGGCGGCGGCCCCCGCGTCTGCATCGGTCAAAACTATTCGCTGCTCGAAGCCAAGATGGCACTGGGAATGATCCTGCAACGGTTTTCCTTCGAGCTCTCGCCGTCGTATTCTCATGCGCCGACCGCGGTTTTCACCCTCCAACCTCAGCATGGCGCTCCACTGAAGTTCCGCAGGCTTTGAGTGCGAGTAACTCACTCTCCTCACTCCTCACTTTTCTGGTTTATGCTCATGGAAGAACTAGTGATCGAGCTGTGTTAACGTATGATCGCTGCTATGTACTTATATGAAATTCGAATAAAATTACGCTTCGAGTTATTATTATCTTCTGAGATCACAAGATTTGATATTCATCTCCAGAGGAACAGAGTGAACAGTGGTTCCTGGCATCCAATTGAAGTTGAACTGTGAACAGAGTGACTATGATAAGGAAGGGcttgataattaattttatttgcatTATCTTCATATTTATTATCTGGAGTCGAATCTCATGATAAGGAAGGGCTTGATAATTAATTGATAAGGAAGGACTATGAACAGTTGTTCCTTAATCAATTTTGGAGTCGAATCTCAAAATTGGCGGGACGTATATTCATATAACTTATGTAAACTAACTCCactcatcgtgatttacctgaggTACGCGGGAGCGCTGGAACGAACACGTTTACCTCGTTTGTGTTTACCTCCTTTATATCCGACAAAAGCATCCTCGCCGTGTTCACCCGCAGCCGGTCCGCCTCTCCCACCATCCTCGCCGCTGCCTCCGCGTACTCCTCCAAGGCCGCCTCCGGCACCGCCGCGTTGGCGGGGGCAGTGGCGCTGCCACTGCGGCTTCTCTGACTCAGGTCGTTCCACCGGGCCGAGCGCGGAGTTAGAGTTCGAGGACGGCGAAGCTGAGGGAGTAGAGAAGACGGATGAACATGGAGGGTCGGCAGCCGCCAATCCAGAGGAAAGCGTTCTCGAAGGAGTTACACCAGGAAGGGGAGAAGAAGGCGGGGCCGTCATCTGGTACAAGGCTGCGCCGGCACTCGTAGTACTCCTCGTAGTGGCGTATGCTCTTGGCGACGAGCCGGCGGAGCTCGGCCTCGGGGAAGCCGGTGGCTTGCCGCCTTGCCGGAGTTCGTTGAGATCGTCGACCTGGACGCGTATCCACTCTTTGTAGCAAGCCCTGAATCGACCCTCCGTCCTTTCGGCACCTGCGCACGAGGGCAGGCCCAAAGAATAGGGATCGAGGAAGTGAAATAACCAGGAG from Zingiber officinale cultivar Zhangliang chromosome 6B, Zo_v1.1, whole genome shotgun sequence carries:
- the LOC121989000 gene encoding cytochrome P450 72A397-like translates to MGWAGSSGLLQSGALLWLPPLLLAAWVAAKALNSLWWRPRQLERMLRAQGLAGTPYRFLFGDLKEMGRLMEEAESKPMPPLSHEIAPRVAAFLTRKTKELGGRTSFTWLGPTPRVTLMEPELVKEVLVKKFDQIGRPDLGPYGHLLSTGVFSYHGEKWAKHRKILNPAFHLEKLKGMLPAMLACCTEMIEKWESRIGPDGSSEIDVWPELQGLSADVIAHTAFGSSYKEGKRIFQLQSEQAELLLLSLQSIYIPGFRFLPTPKNNRRKAIYREVRSILRGIIKKREAAIKMGEPPKQDLLGLLLESTQKDAQESGNKKGGMTTEDMIEECKLFFFAGQETTSILFTMALVTLSMHPEWQERAREEVLQVFGKNKPEFEGLGRLKIVTMVLYEVLRLYPPVPILERTTYKPLQIGNLSIPAGVGVSLPAVFIHNDREYWGKDAGEFNPERFAEGVSKASKDQFAFFPLGGGPRVCIGQNYSLLEAKMALGMILQRFSFELSPSYSHAPTAVFTLQPQHGAPLKFRRL